Sequence from the Suncus etruscus isolate mSunEtr1 chromosome 1, mSunEtr1.pri.cur, whole genome shotgun sequence genome:
GAGCCTGTGGGAGGTGCccgcatgcggctgacccaggaagaaaaagaaagacgcCGAAAGCTGAACCTTTGCCTCTACTGTGGGAATGGAGGTCACTATGCCGACAATTGTCCTGCCAAGGCTTCAAAGGCTTCACCGGCGGGAAACTCCCCGGCCCCGCTGTAGAGGGACCTTCAGCGACCGGGCCAGAAATAATAAGGTCCCCACAAGATGATGTCTCATCTCCGCATTTGCAAGTTATGCTCCAGATTCATCTTCCTGGCAGACACACGCTGTTTGTCCGAGCCATGATTGATTCTGGTGCTTCTGGCAACTTCATCGATCATGAATACGTTGCCCAAAATGGAATTCCTCTAAGAGTCAAGGACTGGCCAATACTCGTTGAAGCAATTGATGGTCGTCCAATAGCATCAGGCCCAGTTGTCCACGAAACACATGACCTGATAGTTGACCTGGGAGACCACCGTGAAGTGCTGTCATTCGATGTGACACAGTCTCCCTTCTTTCCTGTTGTCCTCGGAGTGCGTTGGCTGAGCACACATGATCCTAACATCACATGGAGCAGCCGCTCAATTATCTTCGATTCTGATTACTGCCGATACCATTGTCGGATGTATTCGCCGATACCACCACCATTCCCAGCACAACCTTCATTTTATTACCCATTCGATGGATACAGAGTTTACCAGCCAATGAGGTACTACTATGTACAGAATGTGTACACTCCAGTAGATGAACACATCTACCCAGATCACCGCCTGATTGACCCCACCATAGAAATGATACCTGGAGCACACAGCATTCCCAGTGGGCACGTGTACTCACTGTCGGAATCTGAAATGGCAGCACTTCGAGATTTTGTGGCCAGAAATGTGAAAGATGGGCTGATTACTCCAACAATTGCACCTAATGGAGCCCAAGTTCTCCAGGTAAAGAGAGGGTGGAAACTACAAGTTTCTTACGATTGCCGAGCTCCCAACAACTTCACGATCCAGAATCAGTATCCACGACTCTCTATTCCAAATTTAGATGACCAAGCTCACCTTGCAACATATGCTGAATATGTACCTCAAATACCTGGATTCCACTCGTACCCTGCTTATGCCACATACCCGACCTACCCAGTAGGATTCGCCTGGTACCCTGTGGGACGAGATGGACATGGCCGATCACTCTATGTTCCCGTGATGATCACTTGGAATCCTCATTGGTACCGCCAGCCTCCTGTACCCCAGTATCCACCTCCACAGCCACCGCCGCCACCGCCACCACCTCCTCCGCCACCGTCCTACAGCACCATGTAAACTTATTTCATGTTTTTCAGGATCTCTACCCTCAAAATTGATTCCTGTGCAGCTACCCCATCAGTGACTACAAAACTAACTGGTTTCTGTGTCTTTAGGCCAACCTCAGGCATGTCCTAAGATGTCGGTCACAGAAGGCCAGGACCACTCTACACTGGTACACATCCTAAAAAGACCAAAAGTTTTTCAACACTGAGGAAATTAGGCTGTCAACAATTATCTCTCAGTGTTCTACTTGTACTGCCAATCTAACTAAAAATCCACATTTACTTTTCAGAGAATCCTGGAAAGCCTGGGTTTTACCTGCTGAGTTCCATCTGAATTATAGGCTGCCAGATTCCTCAATGAGAATTTACAGAAAAGCTGATGAAAACACAGGAACTTCTGTTTTCTTTATAGAGGGggagatgaagaggaggaggacgtgacttttttttctttttttctttttttttttttttttgcagtttcgGTACTCTTTTGACATCAATGGAGGACCGACGCCTTATGAAGGAAGCCAAAATTATTGGTGCAGTGTGAAATGGCTTCCGTGATCTTTTTGCTGCACCCTTTCAAACTTCACCATCTTCAAACTCCACTTTCATGGTTCCGTTAATTTCAAGGAGCAGCAACTGACTGAGGAGCAGGCAAAACCCTTGCAACAGAAACACCTCAGGCCTGAGAAGGAAGTGCCCTCTCAGACGGACTTTTGCATGTTAAGAGTGTGCCTTCACAATCTGGTGCAAATCACATGTACCCAAAAACTATGGTTTTATCACAACACCTTACATCATCATGCCAGCAATGGCTTCCACATAGTGTTAAACCTTGTAACCAGAGACTATTGGTGGCTCCAGATGTGATAGATATTTGTGAAATGTGATCACCTATCAATCATGTATGAGGGCTAGTGCCTGGAAAATCAAAAGGACTCATCCTGTACCCAATTCTTAAAAGAGACTGAATTATTGTTAACCAGTTGTTCTGGTACTTCAGAAAGAATCTTCACGACTAATTGGATGGAAGAATATCACGCAAGTCTTGGGAACATCTGTCTTTGTCTGCCTTCATGTGCATCTGGGCATTCCATCATCAGCCCCCTCACTAGACTGCAGCATTAGGATGCTTAGAGAGGGGAAATGCGTTTAGCACCCAGATTCACACTCCAATGTCTGGGAGGGAtgtctttgaagaaaaaaaatggggcacTGATATATATGTAACTACTTTTAAATGATTGGAGTACACATAATGAAAAGGGGCCCTCTAGAGAATGGATCCAGTATTAAGCTGCCGTTAATGAAAGGCctcagaaataaatacaaatgattcAAAGTCAGAGACAACACAAGAGTTGTCACTGTAGGCTTTGTGCTCACCTGGGACTGCCTGACTTTTAGCCTGGTCCCTTGCTACTACCTTGAACTCTTTGTCTaacctctctctttctgtttaaTTCTTTACTACTGCCATCAATGCTGCTGTACAATTTGTGTCACCCTTCCTGCCTGAGACTCCTTGCTCCGATGCATGGAGAAGAAAGAGGCAGAGTACGTGGAGCCTGTGTTTCAACATAGACTTCAATTGCAAAAATATAGTTTGAGCAGTAGAAAGCAACATTTCAGATTGCCCATCACAAAGAGGAGTACAATGGTGAAGTTTCATCATATCACTATTTTCACATCTTCATTATCATCTCCACTTATTGCAtgttaaaatacttaaatttttatctGTAGGTTAGTACTGTCCTTTTACAGTGTTTTTAAGTGGTGACTCTGCTTTCAAATGTATTTCCATTGAATTACAAAGTATTATCCAATTATTGTTAGTTATACTAATTAAAATTGATAccatagaagaaaataattatttactgtGAACTTACAACACTGTGAATGAGAGGCTCCTCATAAATGGAGTTTTTGTTTAATAGTTCTTTCTGTTCATCTTCAGTCTCTGCTTTAGTATATATATAACTTCAATTTTATcaattggtcctttaaaaattatataaaaattagataCAAATTCAAAGAAGATATTTGATTGactatttaattcaaaataatttccCTGCCCTGACCCTCCCTCCTACCCCTTTCTTATCCTCATTCCCAACCCCAAACTTTTCCCATCCCACCCCCTTTACCAGCCCCAGCTCCTCTCCTAGCCCCACACCTTTACCAACCCCAAATCCCAACCACTCCCAGACCCTGCTCGCAAGTCCCAGCCCCATCCCCTTTTTTTCCACAAGTCCCAGCCCCATTCCCCATTTTACCAATGGAATTAGAAAGCTTGTCACTCATGTGCTTTAGcgtaattactttaaaaatggtGCATTTGTGCTTCTGGACTTTTTTGAAGCGTCACTTAAGTTTACCTCAATATCAATTCATTGTCATATATTTGCATTCAGATTGTTTTGTGTCAAATTTGAAGTTGTCAATTGATCATCAAGCTGCAGGCGGCCTTACAGATAGGCCTTATTGGCAGCTTCAGCATGTGCACACGGACATTTGCCTTCACTGCAAGCAAAAGCCTGGAGAATTCGTGAACATCTACCGGTGTTAGGAAGATACAAGTTAACAACTCAAGGAGAAAGCTCCTGACACATATTTGGCTGTTCATCAATGCTTGTAAAAGACTTTGGCAGTGTGTACTATGCCCTATTGataaatatattatctataaatGTAGAAGTTAAGAATAATTatatagtataaaatttattaagtttccttttacttatttgatttatttggttAAGTTTTCTTTCAATTGACGTTATGTTGATCAAATTTATGTTGAATACTTTTAAGTTGGGGGGGGCATTTCccacagaaatgtttttatttacatgaaAGGGAATAGCAAAAGAATTTAATCTCTGAAGAATTTAGAAGAGGgagcaaaataaaagacaaaagttATAAATAAGTCAGAACATCAGAATTTTAAGCAAAACTAATAGTCAAATTTGTGAAATTGCCAACACTGATTGATTTTGGCCCACATTTTTagttagtaaaaacaaaaattgaagaaGATAAGCTCCCATTTAAAAGCAAGCCTTGTGAGAACTAGCTGTGGAATTATGCTAGGAAATTGAAATGGAGGAAGTTTACATTCATAGGGTCAGTTAGTTTGATCAGTGAAGCATTTGTAGAAGATACTGGAAAATAGAGGCTctgatttgatcctgtgagatagcacagtgataagagGGTTGCATCTTGATTGTGCAGTCTTGGTATCTGTTTAAGTTTGCAGATACCTCTTGAATTCCTAAATTGTTCAGTTGTCATCTGCCACAGACAAATAATATCAGGTAGAATTCCAAGATTGACAACAGAGAAGACTCCTAAGACCTGGGCAGCAATGAAGGACCATCTGCCATGATTAAGAGCCCAGGGGGAAGATGTTACATCTTCATCTAAAGAAAGGATGCATGTAGTTGAAATGAAAATTCTTTGTTGTTTAAGAAAGTAGAATGCTATTGCATTGGTCTgtggaaaatttgtttttatttgtgtaatCAGTTTAATAGGGGAAATATATAATCATAAGAATTTTAGGATGGGAGGGATTATTAGATTTTAAGTGGGTGGGAATAGTTTAAAAACTAGCATGATATTATGTATTAGATATCTCTCTAAGTGAACATGTGTACTTGTGATTCCTTACCCACCCTTAAAGATTTCAAATAAACTTGAGGGCACTGCAGGGAAGTCAGCCTATTTAGAACAGATGGGATGTGGATAAAACTATTAAGTAGGAAAATGTTCAAAGACAATTGgctaaataattaatatataggcTATTTGTCCTGGGTATTAACTCTATAGATTGAGGTTGTAAGAAATGCCTTTTTGAGACTGATAGAATGGATTGATGCAGTTTGAGAAGTAGTTACTAGATTGAAATTGATAAAGATGGTGGTAAATATTCATGGAAATTAGAGAACAATGATGGATAAGAACCTTGTTTCTGCCCCTGCTAGTAGCTCTCCTTTGTATCCCCACCAATACTGTCACCttaccttccttccctttcccaatTTACTTACTATAATCTTTATTTCTCTCTACTAAAATTGTATTGATGTTatgataaaaattcaataaagatTTAGTGGTTAAGTGCAAACGGTGTCCTGATTATTTGAGTCCACCAACATGAAGGGAGCAGGGTGTGGTAATGGAAAGGGTGGAGTTGTAAAGAAAGATAAGTGTGGGGGTAGGGGAATGAGCAGTAAAGGTGAAGAGTGAGGGCTGAGGGATGGGGCAGAGGGAAGTAAGAAACTAGAGAATGGGTGGGCAGATGGAAAGAGGAGATTATTCCAACTGTAAAACTTTAATTGCTATTATGTAACATTAATAGCAATTCTATTGACATTATGTAAGAAGCTATTTTGAAGGTGGATTACTTTAGCATGCAAAATAAGGTGACACAATAATAACTTGATATAGTAATTTTTTTGTAAGAATCAAAactttaacatataaaataaagccATCTTGAACTATAACAACAGAATACTTTAACAAGATTGGGAGAGGGAAACTGGATGTAGGAAGGGTGGGGTAAACAACATTAACAactgctaagaaaaaaaaagccatacatttaatatattgactgttgtacttttaaaaattaattaaaacaccAACATTACTTGatacttatataaaaattataaaatactggaAAAGATAAGACTAAATGAGATAAGGTAGTGATGTGTGGAAAATACATGTGCAGATGTTTATATatgaattaagataaattataGTGATTATAAAAACTAAAGTCACAAGTAGTATTTATGAGGTGCTCATCTATTCAAATTTCAACATACAATTAATACATTAATGttttagaatacattttttattaaaaacctaAAATGATACTCAATTTACCAATTTTAAAGACTTCTAGATTTATAAGACTTGGTGATGGCATAAGCCCATAGTTTATTGAGAGCTGATAATGAAAAATCGAGGAATTAAAACTTAACTAGAAATTATGTCTTTTTGGAAGACTTTCAGGATATGGATGATGGAGATAATATTAAGGAAACTGGGTGTGGGGAATAAGTAAATTTCCTTACAATGCCTACTTGAGGGAATTAAACTTAATAATACTACTTAAGTCAAATTATTACCTAAATATATTTGAAAGGAAATTGAAATACACTATAAACCCCTATTTCATCACACCTAGGCTTTTCCATATCTGGATCCCCACCTGTAGTGAGATAATGGGTGGTACTGGGAAATTCAAGTGTGAGTTATCAATCAGTGTCCCTAATATGCCTATCCAGTGAATTTCATATAATTTCAACAATATGGCATAAAACTAAATCATTATCAAAATcactttgaaaagaaaatttaatattggggccggagtaatagcatagtggtagggtgtttgccttgcttgtggacgacctgggatggacccaggttcaatctccagcatcccatgtgatccccctgagcctgccaagagcgatttctgagtgcagagccaggagtaccctgagttataccaggtgtgacccccccaaaaatgtaataTTCTATTTATCTCAGTTTTGTTAAACCTTGGCTCCTCCCCATTCTTACCCCTGTATGTCCCCATAAATTATATGATCAAACAATCCTTAAACAAGTAGATGCTGAATTTCAAGATTATAATAGATTATGCAACTGATCAGAAGCCAGTCTAgatcaaaattaatttattttatacaacGCTGGCAATATCTGTTGAAGTCCAtactaatttattaaaagaaatggtTTCCCAAAGAGATACCA
This genomic interval carries:
- the PEG10 gene encoding LOW QUALITY PROTEIN: retrotransposon-derived protein PEG10 (The sequence of the model RefSeq protein was modified relative to this genomic sequence to represent the inferred CDS: inserted 1 base in 1 codon), with translation MRNKKLLKTKRRRGGRGSQDPGLHRSDHTRGRSPPARAVNLGPDCPPPPPPPPPNDQNKPSSSCNSSSSSSSSSSSSQGGQRAQYSHLDCRQDNLSEEINNLREKVMKQSEENNNLQNQVQKLTEENSSLREQVEPPPEEEEEDDIELCGAAAAAAPPTPLEEECPDDLPEKFDGNPDMLVPFMSQCQLFMEKSTRDFSVDRVRVCFVTSMMTGRAARWASAKLERSHYLMHNYPAFMTEMKHVFEDPQRREAAKRKIRRLRQGMGSVVDYSNAFQMIAQDLDWNEPALIDQYHEGLSDQIQAELSQLEVAKSLSALIGQCIHIERRLARAAATRKPRSPPQALVLPHASSQQQIDPTEPVGGARMRLTQEEKERRRKLNLCLYCGNGGHYADNCPAKASKASPXGKLPGPAVEGPSATGPEIIRSPQDDVSSPHLQVMLQIHLPGRHTLFVRAMIDSGASGNFIDHEYVAQNGIPLRVKDWPILVEAIDGRPIASGPVVHETHDLIVDLGDHREVLSFDVTQSPFFPVVLGVRWLSTHDPNITWSSRSIIFDSDYCRYHCRMYSPIPPPFPAQPSFYYPFDGYRVYQPMRYYYVQNVYTPVDEHIYPDHRLIDPTIEMIPGAHSIPSGHVYSLSESEMAALRDFVARNVKDGLITPTIAPNGAQVLQVKRGWKLQVSYDCRAPNNFTIQNQYPRLSIPNLDDQAHLATYAEYVPQIPGFHSYPAYATYPTYPVGFAWYPVGRDGHGRSLYVPVMITWNPHWYRQPPVPQYPPPQPPPPPPPPPPPPSYSTM